One stretch of Eupeodes corollae chromosome 2, idEupCoro1.1, whole genome shotgun sequence DNA includes these proteins:
- the LOC129946200 gene encoding signal recognition particle 9 kDa protein, with protein sequence MVFIKEWEDFEIAVENMYMADPKNCRYTMKYVHSKGHILLKMTDNVKCIQYKAENMPDLKKIEKLTGNLMGHMASKE encoded by the exons atggttttcataaaagaatgGGAAGACTTTGAAATTGCCGTTGAAAATATGTACATGGCTGATCCGAAAAATTGCCGCTACACAATGAAATACGTCCATTCAAAAGGCCACATACTCCTCAAGATGACCGACAATGTTAAg TGTATTCAATATAAAGCCGAAAATATGCCAGatctgaaaaaaatagaaaaactaacTGGGAATCTTATGGGACACATGGCTTCAAAAGAATGA